From a region of the bacterium genome:
- a CDS encoding FKBP-type peptidyl-prolyl cis-trans isomerase, whose translation MENQPSAKAVATTSGLKYDDLVVGSGKEAKSGNLVSVHYTGWLEDGTKFDSSLDRKQPFDFVLGQGMVIKGWDEGVAGMKVGGKRKLYIPPQLGYGDRGAGGVIPPKATLIFEVELLDVK comes from the coding sequence ATGGAAAACCAACCTTCCGCCAAGGCCGTCGCCACCACCTCGGGCCTCAAGTACGACGATCTGGTCGTCGGTTCGGGCAAGGAAGCCAAGTCGGGCAACCTCGTGTCGGTGCACTACACCGGCTGGCTCGAGGACGGCACCAAGTTCGATAGCTCGCTCGACCGCAAGCAGCCCTTCGACTTCGTGCTCGGCCAGGGCATGGTCATCAAGGGCTGGGACGAGGGCGTGGCCGGCATGAAGGTCGGCGGCAAGCGCAAGCTCTACATCCCGCCCCAGCTGGGTTACGGCGATCGCGGCGCCGGCGGCGTGATCCCGCCCAAGGCCACGCTGATCTTCGAAGTCGAGCTCCTCGACGTCAAGTAA
- a CDS encoding acetyl-CoA hydrolase/transferase family protein — MPLEADWKQRAVTPEEAIAHVRSGMNVFLHGAAASPLPLEEALCERRDLSDVKLYHLHKGGPAPFADPAHVDRFRSYSLFAGANVRTAIDEGRADFVPIFLSDIPWLFESRQVPLDVAVVQLSYPDAHGYCTLGTSVDAAKAAVASARIVVAEINRRMPRTHGNSFVHLSEVDAFILTDRPLVAHEPPAIGPVERAIGERIAAAITDGSTLQLGIGGIPDAVLAALKDKHELGIHTEMFSDGVVDLVEAGVITNRFKAVHPGRLVTSFVNGTQRLFDFVDDNPSVEFHPCDYTNDTALIRRHEKMVAINSAIEIDLTGQVCADSMGTRIYSGIGGQMDFIRGAALSRGGMPIIALPSTARKGTVSRIAATLKPGAGVVTTRGHVHWVATEYGMVNLHGLSLRERGEALVSIAHPDFRPELYATLKERRLFDLAASR; from the coding sequence ATGCCACTCGAAGCCGACTGGAAGCAACGCGCCGTCACCCCCGAAGAGGCGATCGCCCACGTCCGCAGCGGGATGAACGTCTTCTTGCACGGCGCAGCGGCGAGCCCCCTCCCGCTGGAGGAGGCCCTGTGCGAGCGCCGCGATCTCTCGGACGTCAAGCTCTACCACCTGCATAAGGGCGGCCCGGCACCCTTCGCCGACCCCGCGCACGTGGATCGCTTCCGCTCCTACTCGCTCTTCGCGGGGGCCAACGTTCGCACGGCCATCGACGAGGGGCGGGCGGACTTCGTGCCGATCTTCCTGTCGGACATTCCCTGGCTCTTCGAGTCGCGCCAGGTGCCCCTGGACGTGGCGGTGGTGCAGCTCTCGTACCCCGATGCCCACGGCTATTGCACGCTGGGCACCTCGGTGGATGCGGCCAAGGCGGCCGTCGCCTCGGCCCGCATCGTGGTCGCCGAGATCAACCGCCGCATGCCGCGAACCCATGGCAACAGCTTCGTGCACCTGAGCGAGGTGGACGCCTTCATCCTCACCGATCGTCCCCTGGTCGCGCACGAACCGCCTGCCATCGGGCCGGTGGAGCGCGCCATCGGCGAGCGGATCGCCGCGGCCATCACGGACGGCTCGACCCTGCAGCTGGGCATCGGCGGCATCCCCGACGCGGTGCTGGCCGCCCTCAAGGACAAGCACGAGCTGGGCATCCACACCGAGATGTTCTCGGACGGGGTGGTGGATCTGGTCGAGGCCGGGGTGATCACCAACCGCTTCAAGGCCGTGCATCCCGGCCGGCTCGTCACGAGCTTCGTCAACGGGACCCAGCGCCTCTTCGACTTCGTGGACGACAACCCCTCGGTCGAGTTCCACCCCTGCGACTACACCAACGACACGGCCCTCATTCGCCGGCACGAGAAGATGGTCGCCATCAACAGCGCCATCGAGATCGACCTGACGGGTCAGGTCTGCGCCGACTCCATGGGGACGCGGATCTACAGCGGCATCGGCGGCCAGATGGACTTCATCCGCGGGGCGGCCCTCTCGCGCGGCGGCATGCCCATCATCGCCCTGCCCTCCACCGCCCGCAAGGGCACCGTCTCGCGCATCGCCGCGACCCTCAAGCCGGGGGCGGGTGTGGTGACGACCCGTGGTCACGTCCACTGGGTCGCCACCGAGTACGGCATGGTCAACCTGCACGGCCTGAGCCTGCGCGAGCGGGGCGAGGCCCTCGTCTCCATCGCCCACCCGGACTTTAGGCCCGAGCTTTACGCGACCCTCAAGGAGCGTCGGCTCTTCGACCTGGCGGCGAGCCGCTAA
- a CDS encoding amino acid ABC transporter ATP-binding protein gives MIVIENVHKAFGATRILQGVDLRVSPGEKIVLLGPSGSGKSTLLRCINRLEEIDSGAIRVLGRDLQGSQADVRAIRQEVGMVFQGFHLFPHLSVMENVCLAPMQVRGLSRTEAQAQARELLGRVGMGHKAGAYPAQLSGGQQQRVAIARALAMRPRVMLFDEPTSALDPEMVHEVLTVINDIARGGMTMLVVTHEMGFARKVADRVLFMDQGRIVEDTDPTTFFTRPETDRAQAFIAHLTRSQTERLRGTGLLSLSPEPV, from the coding sequence ATGATCGTCATCGAGAACGTCCACAAGGCTTTCGGCGCGACCCGGATCCTCCAGGGGGTCGACCTGCGGGTGTCGCCGGGCGAGAAGATCGTCCTCTTGGGGCCGAGCGGATCGGGCAAGAGCACCCTCTTGCGCTGCATCAACCGGCTCGAAGAGATCGACTCCGGGGCCATCCGCGTCTTGGGCCGCGACCTGCAAGGGTCGCAGGCCGACGTGCGTGCGATTCGCCAAGAGGTGGGGATGGTCTTCCAGGGCTTCCACCTCTTCCCGCACCTCTCGGTCATGGAGAACGTGTGCCTTGCGCCCATGCAGGTCCGCGGCCTGAGCCGCACCGAGGCCCAGGCGCAGGCGCGCGAGCTTTTGGGCCGGGTGGGGATGGGCCACAAGGCCGGCGCCTATCCCGCCCAGCTCTCGGGCGGCCAGCAGCAGCGGGTCGCCATCGCGCGGGCCCTGGCCATGCGCCCGCGGGTCATGCTCTTCGACGAGCCCACCTCGGCGCTGGACCCCGAGATGGTGCACGAGGTGCTGACGGTCATCAACGACATCGCCCGGGGCGGGATGACCATGCTGGTGGTGACCCACGAGATGGGCTTCGCCCGCAAGGTGGCCGACCGGGTACTGTTCATGGACCAGGGCCGGATCGTGGAGGACACCGACCCGACGACGTTCTTCACCCGGCCCGAGACCGACCGCGCCCAGGCCTTCATCGCCCACCTGACCCGCTCTCAGACCGAGCGCCTGCGCGGAACCGGTTTGCTGAGCCTCTCGCCCGAGCCGGTGTAA
- a CDS encoding ABC transporter permease subunit (The N-terminal region of this protein, as described by TIGR01726, is a three transmembrane segment that identifies a subfamily of ABC transporter permease subunits, which specificities that include histidine, arginine, glutamine, glutamate, L-cystine (sic), the opines (in Agrobacterium) octopine and nopaline, etc.), translating to MKNALLVGVLAVFLSVFAVLGEGAAQATPLRWGMDLEGGAPYTFADPKHPDRIIGYEKELADALGAHLGREMQPVQTNWDSLIPALDRGTFELAINGIELTDEHKRGALFSRPYYVFQQQIVVRTDDSRVQVFDDLKGKRVGTLTASAAHRMLDKLGGVDAKLYSDMFALYQDLAIGRLDAVFADRPMAAYYAKGNAKLRFVEPPMGEGYYAIALRKGDEALKRQVDAALDAMIADGTLEKILRGWDMWTPAQAKLSAFHDTQPVAPDGGASWKRFLPMLIEGAVMTVKISLLAMLLAMAWGMLLAIMRIYGPAPLRFFATAYVEIVRGTPLLIQLYLLYYGLPTLGIQLDAFVAGVLGLGLNYAANEAENYRAGIQAVPKGQSEASLALGLSRFQLLRHVVLPQSLRVAIPPVTNDFIALFKDSSIVSVITLVELTKAYGMLASATYDYIGLGLVTALIYLVISYPAALFARWTENRLRRA from the coding sequence TTGAAAAACGCGCTCTTGGTCGGCGTCCTCGCCGTCTTTCTGTCCGTCTTCGCCGTCCTCGGCGAGGGAGCCGCACAGGCGACCCCCCTGCGCTGGGGGATGGACCTGGAGGGGGGAGCCCCCTACACCTTCGCCGATCCGAAACATCCCGACCGGATCATCGGCTACGAGAAGGAGCTGGCGGACGCCCTCGGCGCGCACCTCGGGCGCGAGATGCAGCCCGTCCAGACCAACTGGGACAGCCTCATCCCGGCCCTCGACCGCGGCACCTTCGAGCTGGCCATCAACGGCATCGAGCTGACCGACGAGCACAAGCGCGGGGCCCTCTTCAGCCGGCCTTACTACGTCTTCCAGCAGCAGATCGTGGTGCGCACGGACGATAGCCGCGTCCAGGTCTTCGACGACCTGAAGGGCAAGCGGGTCGGCACCCTGACGGCCTCGGCCGCCCACCGGATGCTCGACAAGCTGGGCGGGGTCGACGCCAAGCTCTACTCGGACATGTTCGCCCTGTACCAGGACCTGGCCATCGGCCGGCTGGACGCGGTCTTCGCCGATCGGCCCATGGCGGCCTACTATGCCAAGGGCAACGCCAAGCTGCGCTTCGTCGAGCCGCCGATGGGCGAGGGCTACTACGCGATCGCCCTGCGCAAGGGGGACGAGGCCCTCAAGCGCCAGGTGGACGCGGCCCTCGACGCCATGATCGCCGATGGCACCCTGGAGAAGATCCTGCGCGGCTGGGACATGTGGACCCCGGCCCAGGCGAAGCTTTCGGCCTTCCACGACACCCAGCCCGTCGCCCCGGATGGGGGGGCTTCCTGGAAGCGCTTCTTGCCCATGCTGATCGAGGGGGCGGTCATGACCGTCAAGATCTCGCTGCTCGCGATGCTGCTCGCGATGGCGTGGGGGATGCTGCTTGCGATCATGCGGATCTACGGGCCGGCGCCGCTGCGCTTCTTCGCCACGGCCTACGTGGAGATCGTGCGGGGCACGCCCCTCTTGATTCAGCTCTACCTCTTGTACTACGGCTTGCCGACGCTCGGAATCCAGCTCGACGCCTTCGTCGCGGGGGTGCTGGGCCTCGGCCTCAACTACGCGGCCAACGAGGCCGAGAACTACCGCGCGGGCATCCAGGCGGTGCCCAAGGGCCAGTCCGAGGCGAGCCTCGCCTTGGGCCTCAGCCGCTTCCAGCTCCTGCGCCACGTGGTGCTGCCCCAGTCGCTCAGGGTGGCGATCCCGCCCGTGACCAACGACTTCATCGCCCTGTTCAAGGATTCGTCGATCGTCTCGGTGATCACCCTGGTGGAACTGACCAAGGCCTACGGCATGCTCGCCTCGGCGACCTACGACTACATCGGCCTGGGCCTGGTCACGGCCCTGATCTACCTGGTCATCAGCTACCCGGCGGCGCTCTTCGCCCGCTGGACCGAGAACCGGCTGCGCCGCGCGTGA
- a CDS encoding MFS transporter encodes MIAQFLGRTAAALPRGPEGLVWWLVLVQSLGITAVLPVLPLYANEQGADLHFVGLMVGAYMATNLVCQYPAGWLSDRFGRRGLMFAGLAAYALASLGFLFFRSPEAFVALRGIEGIAGACFTPAALAYVADRAPEGERGQRLAHLTVAQNGGMLIGPALGGALASVFGLASPFLALAVLCMVGALMTAKLPGAGRAAAQARHLAQPTGGRLWAEVRWPLFVGLAARALAGGFAMGLYESVWALYLKDLGATTWLISMSWTAFALPPILLAGIAGRLIDSQGPSRLVVWGTLFSSLLVASYALTDRIEMVLFLSVIDGIGFAFAYPAQNALTVLVSPEALRGRVIGLIAAISTMGALVGAVVTPPLLGKGPIWCFGAGGIVLFVSGAILAGAVAIERGKTQLAPNSP; translated from the coding sequence GTGATTGCGCAATTCCTCGGCCGCACAGCGGCCGCCCTGCCCCGCGGGCCCGAAGGCCTCGTCTGGTGGCTCGTCCTCGTCCAGTCGCTCGGCATCACGGCCGTGCTGCCGGTCCTGCCCCTCTACGCCAACGAGCAAGGCGCCGACCTCCACTTCGTCGGCCTGATGGTCGGCGCCTACATGGCGACCAACCTCGTCTGCCAGTACCCCGCCGGCTGGCTCTCGGACCGCTTCGGCCGCCGAGGCCTCATGTTCGCGGGGCTCGCCGCCTACGCGCTGGCCTCCTTGGGCTTCCTCTTCTTCCGCTCTCCCGAGGCCTTCGTGGCCCTGCGGGGGATCGAGGGGATCGCAGGCGCCTGCTTCACCCCGGCGGCCCTCGCCTACGTGGCCGATCGCGCTCCTGAGGGCGAGCGAGGCCAGCGTCTCGCCCACCTGACGGTGGCCCAGAACGGCGGGATGCTCATCGGGCCGGCCCTCGGCGGCGCCCTCGCCTCGGTCTTCGGGCTCGCTTCGCCCTTTCTCGCCCTCGCCGTCCTGTGCATGGTCGGCGCCCTCATGACGGCCAAGCTGCCCGGCGCCGGGCGCGCGGCGGCCCAGGCGCGGCACCTGGCGCAACCGACGGGCGGGAGGCTCTGGGCCGAGGTGCGCTGGCCGCTCTTCGTGGGGCTTGCCGCCCGTGCGCTCGCGGGTGGCTTTGCCATGGGCCTCTACGAATCGGTCTGGGCCCTCTACCTCAAGGACCTGGGGGCCACCACCTGGCTCATCAGCATGAGCTGGACCGCCTTCGCCCTGCCACCCATCCTGCTCGCGGGCATCGCCGGCCGCCTCATCGACTCGCAGGGGCCGTCGCGGCTGGTCGTGTGGGGGACCCTCTTCTCGTCCTTGCTCGTGGCCTCTTACGCGCTGACCGACCGGATCGAGATGGTGCTCTTCCTGAGCGTGATCGACGGCATCGGCTTCGCCTTCGCCTATCCCGCCCAGAACGCCCTCACGGTACTGGTCTCGCCCGAGGCGCTCCGTGGCCGGGTGATCGGGCTGATCGCGGCCATCTCGACCATGGGGGCCCTGGTCGGCGCGGTCGTGACCCCGCCTCTCTTGGGCAAGGGGCCCATCTGGTGCTTCGGGGCGGGCGGGATCGTCCTGTTCGTCTCGGGGGCGATCCTCGCCGGAGCCGTCGCGATCGAGCGCGGCAAGACGCAACTCGCCCCGAACTCCCCCTAA
- a CDS encoding class I SAM-dependent methyltransferase: MPPSQEVERIERVYAERARRLPADFYSIMKPGNLYRLQRRERDLLALLHREGFADLDGVTVLDVGCGTGDDLRQMLRYGARSEHLVGVDVQSDRLSRARDLSPHLRFELIDGGVLPFPTGSFDLVMQSTVFSSILDHGVQARLAQEMLRVLSPGGAIIWYDMRVTNPRNSNLTPLTLDRIEALFPDCELHLKPHTLIPALGRRLAPLSWTLCRALEALPPLRGHLLGAIRPHGTVRS, from the coding sequence ATGCCCCCATCCCAGGAGGTCGAGCGGATCGAGCGGGTCTACGCCGAGCGCGCGCGCCGGCTGCCCGCCGATTTCTACTCGATCATGAAGCCCGGCAATCTCTACCGCCTCCAGCGCCGCGAGCGCGACCTGCTCGCCCTGCTCCACCGGGAGGGGTTCGCCGACCTGGACGGGGTGACGGTGCTGGACGTGGGGTGCGGCACGGGCGACGACCTGCGGCAGATGCTGCGCTACGGCGCGCGCTCCGAGCACCTGGTCGGGGTGGACGTGCAGAGCGATCGCCTCTCGCGGGCCCGGGACCTGTCGCCTCATCTGCGCTTCGAGCTGATCGACGGCGGGGTACTGCCCTTTCCGACGGGCTCCTTCGACCTGGTGATGCAATCGACGGTCTTCTCCTCGATCCTTGATCATGGCGTGCAGGCGCGACTCGCCCAGGAGATGCTGCGGGTGCTTTCACCCGGCGGCGCCATCATCTGGTACGACATGCGCGTCACCAACCCGCGCAACTCCAACCTGACGCCCTTGACGCTCGATCGGATCGAAGCCCTCTTCCCCGATTGCGAGCTGCACCTCAAGCCCCACACCCTCATCCCCGCCCTGGGGCGCCGCCTGGCTCCCTTGAGCTGGACCCTCTGCCGGGCCCTCGAGGCCCTGCCGCCGCTGCGGGGACACCTGCTGGGAGCGATCCGACCCCATGGCACCGTTCGTTCGTAG
- a CDS encoding polysaccharide biosynthesis protein, with product MAPFVRSLRGLIPVFDLAVAAIAYLGAFYLRFDGVIPVAHISQFWIFFAALPLLRMLVNFLFGMYRHVWRYIGVREAMAIALAVLTGSAIFSLLLYVSNNASFPRSIVFIEALLSVMMLGGVRFGMRYWAEVTPGPKQSNSVRTLIVGAGDAGEMLARDILRHPEGGLVPVGFVDDRKEKHGLRIHGVAVHGDRHAIASLVERLKVDLIVVAMPSAPQRVQKEILRLSAATPARVQTIPALQEIVQGTVSISHLRDIQIEDLLGRDPVVVDQRLLSYLPGRRVLVSGAGGSIGSELCRQIAAFGPSSLVLFDQAENPIYHIEQELRERFPDLPVVPVIADMRDRQRVEAIFAAERPEVVLHAAAHKHVPLMEANPVEAAANNVFGSLNLAEAAHAAGVSHFVLISTDKAVRPTNVMGKTKRCAELILQNLAGSSATQFVAVRFGNVLGSSGSVVPRFRRQIAQGGPITVTHPDMTRYFMTIPEAVTLVLQAATLGRSGEVLMLDMGVPVKILDLARNLIKLSGLREDDVEIVFSGIRPGEKLYEELLITSEGTRPTEHPQVFAAKAQHPPDPHWWGGVMARLQEAVQLQSAHQVRAVLDSVIARDGFPEPLASPGSDA from the coding sequence ATGGCACCGTTCGTTCGTAGCCTGCGCGGGCTCATCCCCGTCTTCGACCTGGCGGTGGCCGCGATCGCGTACCTGGGGGCGTTCTACCTGCGCTTCGACGGGGTGATCCCGGTCGCGCACATCTCCCAGTTCTGGATCTTCTTCGCGGCCCTGCCCCTCTTGCGGATGCTCGTGAACTTCCTCTTCGGCATGTACCGCCACGTCTGGCGCTACATCGGGGTGCGCGAGGCCATGGCGATCGCCCTGGCGGTGCTGACGGGCAGCGCCATCTTTTCCTTATTGCTCTACGTCTCGAACAACGCGAGCTTCCCACGCTCCATCGTCTTCATCGAGGCCCTCCTGAGCGTCATGATGCTGGGCGGGGTCCGCTTCGGCATGCGGTACTGGGCCGAGGTCACCCCCGGGCCCAAGCAATCGAATAGCGTCCGCACCCTCATCGTGGGGGCGGGGGACGCCGGCGAGATGCTCGCCCGCGACATCCTGCGCCACCCCGAGGGGGGCCTGGTGCCGGTGGGCTTCGTGGACGACCGCAAGGAGAAGCACGGCCTTAGGATCCACGGGGTTGCGGTGCACGGCGATCGCCATGCGATCGCAAGCCTGGTCGAGCGTCTCAAGGTCGACCTGATCGTAGTCGCCATGCCCTCGGCCCCCCAGCGGGTCCAGAAGGAGATCCTGCGCCTTTCGGCCGCCACCCCCGCCCGGGTCCAGACCATCCCCGCCCTGCAAGAGATCGTCCAGGGCACCGTCTCGATCAGCCACCTGCGCGACATCCAGATCGAGGACCTCCTGGGCCGCGACCCGGTGGTGGTGGACCAGCGGCTGCTGAGCTACCTGCCCGGACGCCGGGTGCTGGTCTCGGGGGCCGGCGGCTCCATCGGCTCCGAATTGTGCCGGCAGATCGCGGCCTTCGGCCCTTCCTCCTTGGTCCTCTTCGACCAGGCCGAGAACCCCATCTACCACATCGAGCAGGAGCTGCGCGAGCGCTTCCCCGACCTGCCGGTGGTGCCCGTGATCGCCGACATGCGCGATCGCCAGCGGGTCGAGGCGATCTTCGCCGCCGAGCGGCCCGAGGTCGTCCTGCACGCGGCGGCCCACAAGCACGTGCCCCTGATGGAGGCCAACCCGGTCGAGGCCGCCGCCAACAACGTGTTCGGCAGCCTCAACCTGGCCGAGGCCGCCCACGCCGCCGGGGTTTCGCATTTCGTCTTGATCTCGACCGACAAGGCGGTGCGGCCCACCAACGTCATGGGCAAGACCAAGCGGTGCGCCGAGCTCATCCTCCAGAACCTCGCCGGATCGAGCGCCACCCAGTTCGTCGCGGTGCGCTTCGGCAACGTGCTGGGCTCCAGCGGCAGCGTGGTGCCCCGTTTCCGGCGCCAGATCGCCCAGGGCGGGCCGATCACCGTCACCCACCCCGACATGACCCGGTACTTCATGACCATCCCCGAGGCCGTCACCCTGGTGCTCCAGGCGGCCACCCTCGGGCGCTCGGGCGAGGTCCTGATGCTCGACATGGGGGTGCCGGTCAAGATCCTCGATCTGGCCCGCAACCTGATCAAGCTCTCGGGGCTGCGCGAGGACGACGTGGAGATCGTCTTCAGCGGCATCCGCCCCGGCGAGAAGCTCTACGAAGAGCTGCTCATCACCTCGGAGGGCACCCGCCCCACCGAGCATCCCCAGGTCTTCGCCGCCAAGGCCCAGCACCCGCCCGATCCCCACTGGTGGGGCGGGGTCATGGCCCGGCTGCAGGAAGCCGTTCAGCTCCAGTCCGCCCACCAGGTCCGCGCCGTCCTCGACTCGGTCATCGCCCGGGACGGCTTCCCCGAACCCCTCGCCTCTCCAGGGAGTGACGCATGA
- a CDS encoding DegT/DnrJ/EryC1/StrS family aminotransferase encodes MIDAAVSQIPFSPALIGDDEIAAVTEVLKSGWITMGPKTKAFEAAIAGYVQARHGIALNSCTAALHLAHLASDIGPGDEVVTTPLTFCASLNTIMHAGAKPVLADVDPFSLNLSAEGVEKVLTPRTKGVVPVHYAGNPVDMDPLMELARDKGLVVTDDAAHALGTFYKGRPVGSLADYTAFSFYATKNLATGEGGMLTTNHDEAADQIRVLGLHGMSRNAWKRYTGAGSWFYEVEEAGFKYNMADLAAALGLAQFARFEAMQATRKAYVARYFEAFKDHPALELPPLADEARGDVHAWHLFVLRLRPEALKIDRDAFIEELKAVGVQTSVHFIPASYHPIYQRTLGVKVGDFPVAEDSYRRMVSLPLSPALKPEQIEAVCERVLAIADRHRR; translated from the coding sequence ATGATCGACGCCGCCGTCTCGCAAATCCCCTTCTCGCCGGCCCTCATCGGGGACGACGAGATCGCCGCCGTCACCGAGGTGCTCAAGAGCGGCTGGATCACCATGGGGCCCAAGACCAAAGCCTTCGAGGCCGCGATCGCAGGCTACGTCCAGGCCCGCCACGGGATCGCCCTCAACTCCTGCACGGCGGCCCTGCACCTGGCCCACCTGGCGAGCGACATCGGGCCCGGGGACGAGGTCGTCACCACCCCGCTCACCTTCTGCGCGAGCCTCAACACCATCATGCACGCGGGCGCCAAGCCCGTGCTCGCCGACGTGGACCCCTTCAGCCTCAACCTCTCGGCCGAAGGCGTCGAGAAGGTCCTCACCCCCAGGACCAAGGGGGTCGTGCCCGTCCACTACGCCGGCAACCCGGTGGACATGGATCCGCTGATGGAGCTTGCGCGCGACAAGGGGCTCGTCGTCACCGACGACGCGGCCCATGCGCTCGGCACCTTCTACAAGGGCCGGCCGGTGGGGTCCTTGGCCGACTACACCGCCTTCTCGTTCTACGCCACCAAGAACCTCGCCACCGGCGAAGGGGGCATGCTCACCACCAACCACGACGAGGCCGCCGACCAGATCCGGGTGCTCGGCCTGCACGGCATGAGCCGCAACGCCTGGAAGCGCTACACCGGGGCGGGCTCCTGGTTCTACGAGGTCGAAGAGGCCGGCTTCAAGTACAACATGGCCGACCTGGCCGCCGCCCTGGGCCTTGCGCAGTTCGCCCGGTTCGAGGCCATGCAGGCGACCCGCAAGGCTTACGTCGCGCGCTACTTCGAGGCCTTCAAGGACCACCCGGCCCTCGAGCTGCCGCCGCTCGCCGACGAGGCGCGCGGTGACGTGCACGCCTGGCACCTCTTCGTGCTGCGCCTGCGGCCCGAGGCCCTCAAAATCGACCGCGACGCCTTCATCGAAGAGCTCAAGGCGGTGGGCGTCCAGACCTCGGTCCACTTCATCCCCGCCTCGTACCACCCCATCTACCAGCGCACGCTCGGGGTCAAGGTGGGCGACTTCCCGGTGGCCGAGGACAGCTACCGCCGCATGGTCTCGCTGCCGCTGTCGCCCGCGCTCAAGCCGGAGCAGATCGAGGCGGTCTGCGAGCGGGTGCTCGCCATCGCCGACCGGCACCGGAGGTAG
- a CDS encoding sugar transferase — translation MYRVFKRLADILGALILLILASPVLLWAAIAIPLDSPGSPIFTQQRMGKGGKPFTIFKFRTMRKGGESGPVLTQVGDSRITKLGALLRRTSIDELPQLFNILKGDMSFIGPRPEVPSIVEAEWSEDDKARVLSVLPGLSGWAQIHGRDDLDIPTKLLYDREYAARIGLKLDLLILVRTPILLLTGTGIK, via the coding sequence GTGTACCGCGTCTTCAAGCGCCTCGCCGACATCCTCGGCGCCCTGATCCTGCTCATCCTTGCGAGCCCGGTCCTGCTCTGGGCGGCGATCGCCATCCCCCTCGACTCGCCGGGCAGCCCGATCTTCACCCAGCAGCGGATGGGCAAGGGCGGCAAGCCCTTCACCATCTTCAAGTTCCGGACCATGCGCAAGGGCGGCGAAAGCGGCCCCGTGCTCACCCAGGTGGGCGACAGCCGGATCACCAAGCTCGGTGCCTTGCTGCGCCGCACCTCGATCGACGAGTTGCCACAGCTCTTCAATATCCTGAAGGGGGACATGAGCTTCATCGGGCCGCGGCCCGAGGTGCCGTCCATCGTCGAAGCCGAGTGGAGCGAGGACGACAAGGCCCGGGTCCTCTCGGTGCTGCCCGGCCTCTCGGGCTGGGCCCAGATCCACGGCCGCGACGACCTGGACATCCCGACCAAGCTCCTTTACGACCGCGAGTACGCCGCCCGCATCGGCCTCAAGCTGGACCTGTTGATCCTCGTCCGGACGCCCATCCTGCTCTTGACGGGCACAGGGATCAAGTAA